The proteins below are encoded in one region of Deinococcus aquaedulcis:
- a CDS encoding alpha/beta fold hydrolase has translation MRGTPVFCTVNGLRTHARRLGQGPPLVLVPGLGCAAWMYHRVAHELARERTVYLYDPPGHGLSEGRADFPLCIEHLTDHLAAWLAAMDLRGVPVFGHSLGGEVMFDLAARYPGATCALIACAPTGIPENPSVRVQFLRLLLDLPRERWGLLLPGLRAYTRCGARRMYHLARDQEAHMTGPLLGRVEVPTLLLDGLADPVVQSWTIWQIHEAIPHTVIRQIPGATHAMTDSFPRAVARYTLDFLKIVGQ, from the coding sequence GTGAGGGGAACGCCGGTTTTCTGTACCGTCAATGGCCTGCGCACCCACGCGCGGCGTCTGGGCCAGGGCCCACCACTGGTCTTGGTCCCCGGCCTGGGCTGCGCCGCCTGGATGTACCACCGGGTCGCCCACGAACTGGCCCGTGAGCGCACGGTCTATCTGTACGATCCACCCGGCCACGGTCTCAGTGAGGGCCGCGCGGACTTTCCCCTGTGCATTGAGCATCTCACGGACCACCTCGCTGCGTGGCTGGCGGCAATGGACCTGCGCGGCGTGCCGGTGTTCGGCCATTCGCTGGGGGGAGAGGTGATGTTCGACCTCGCCGCCCGTTACCCAGGGGCCACCTGCGCCCTGATCGCCTGCGCCCCCACCGGCATCCCGGAAAACCCTAGCGTGCGCGTGCAGTTCCTGCGCCTGCTGCTGGACCTGCCCCGCGAACGCTGGGGGCTGCTGCTGCCCGGCCTACGTGCCTACACCCGCTGCGGCGCCCGCCGCATGTACCATCTGGCCCGTGATCAGGAAGCGCACATGACCGGCCCGCTGCTGGGCCGCGTGGAAGTGCCCACCCTCCTGCTGGACGGCCTGGCCGACCCGGTGGTGCAGTCGTGGACCATCTGGCAGATCCATGAGGCCATTCCCCACACGGTGATCCGCCAGATCCCCGGCGCCACCCACGCCATGACCGACAGCTTTCCCCGTGCGGTGGCCCGTTACACGCTGGATTTCTTAAAGATCGTGGGGCAATGA
- the aspS gene encoding aspartate--tRNA ligase has protein sequence MKRTAMMGHLNDTHAGQTVTLQGWVSRRRDLGGLIFAELRDRSGTVQVQVEPDSPAFADADRLRAEYVAEVEGRFQLRPESQRKGGLGDYEVLATRVKVLNAAKTPPFELDKGDQVSEDIRLKYRYLDLRRPEMQRGLLLRSKAVTAVTAFLDAAGFVQVETPMLTKSTPEGARDFLVPSRQNPGEFYALPQSPQLFKQMLMIAGFDRYYQLARCFRDEDLRADRQPDFTQLDMEMSFVDQDDVLSTQEELLAHVVRETVGVQLPLPFPRLPYMDAMNRFGSDKPDQRFGLEFVDVTDLFQGGEFKAFAEAQTVKVLSAPELTRKQIDELERVAKQNGARGLAWLKRDGEGFTGGISKFVGAQAAALIERTGVEQGGTLLFAAGEWKKAVSALGAVRLALRDLLDLAATGPQFHVSWVTDFPQLEFDEESGTWTYMHHPFTAPHPDDLLLFGTERQGEIRAQAYDLVLNGFEIGGGSIRIHDPAVQGQMFTAIGLSPEQAREKFGFFLDALEYGTPPHGGIAWGFDRLVMVLSGAASIREVIAFPKNNRGVDLLALAPSPVEGAQLAEVGLQVAKDE, from the coding sequence ATGAAACGCACCGCCATGATGGGCCACCTCAACGACACGCACGCCGGGCAGACCGTCACCCTGCAGGGCTGGGTCAGCCGCCGCCGCGACCTGGGCGGGCTGATTTTCGCCGAACTGCGCGACCGGAGCGGCACGGTGCAGGTGCAGGTGGAGCCGGATTCGCCTGCGTTTGCCGACGCTGACCGCCTGCGCGCCGAGTACGTGGCTGAGGTGGAGGGCCGCTTTCAACTGCGCCCCGAAAGCCAGCGCAAGGGCGGCCTGGGCGACTACGAGGTGCTCGCCACGCGGGTAAAGGTGCTGAACGCGGCCAAAACTCCGCCGTTCGAGCTGGACAAGGGCGATCAGGTGTCAGAGGACATCCGCCTAAAGTACCGCTACCTGGACCTGCGGCGCCCGGAGATGCAGCGCGGCCTGCTGCTGCGCTCCAAGGCAGTGACCGCTGTGACGGCCTTTCTGGACGCGGCCGGCTTCGTGCAGGTGGAAACGCCCATGCTCACCAAGTCCACGCCCGAAGGCGCGCGCGACTTTCTGGTGCCCAGCCGCCAGAACCCCGGTGAATTCTACGCGCTGCCGCAGAGCCCGCAGCTGTTCAAGCAGATGCTGATGATCGCGGGCTTTGACCGCTACTACCAGCTGGCGCGCTGCTTCCGCGACGAGGACCTGCGCGCCGACCGCCAGCCGGACTTCACGCAGCTGGACATGGAAATGTCCTTTGTGGACCAGGACGACGTGCTCTCCACGCAAGAAGAGCTGCTGGCCCATGTGGTGCGCGAGACGGTGGGCGTGCAGTTGCCTCTCCCCTTTCCCCGCCTGCCGTACATGGACGCCATGAACCGCTTCGGCTCCGACAAGCCGGACCAGCGCTTTGGCCTGGAATTCGTGGACGTCACCGATCTGTTTCAGGGCGGCGAGTTCAAGGCCTTTGCCGAGGCGCAGACCGTGAAGGTACTTTCGGCCCCAGAACTCACCCGCAAGCAGATTGACGAACTGGAGCGCGTGGCCAAGCAGAACGGCGCGCGGGGGCTGGCGTGGCTCAAGCGCGACGGCGAGGGCTTTACCGGCGGCATCAGCAAATTCGTGGGCGCGCAGGCGGCGGCGCTGATCGAGCGCACGGGGGTCGAGCAGGGCGGCACGCTGCTGTTCGCGGCAGGTGAGTGGAAAAAGGCCGTCTCGGCGCTGGGGGCAGTGCGGCTGGCGCTGCGTGACCTGTTGGACCTCGCGGCAACGGGGCCCCAGTTCCACGTGAGCTGGGTGACCGACTTCCCGCAGCTGGAATTCGACGAAGAGTCCGGCACCTGGACCTACATGCACCACCCCTTCACCGCGCCGCACCCGGACGATCTGCTCCTGTTCGGCACCGAGCGGCAGGGTGAGATCCGCGCCCAGGCGTATGACCTCGTGCTCAACGGCTTCGAGATCGGTGGCGGCAGCATCCGCATTCACGACCCGGCGGTGCAGGGGCAGATGTTCACCGCCATTGGCCTGAGCCCTGAACAGGCGCGCGAGAAGTTCGGCTTCTTCCTCGACGCCCTGGAATATGGCACGCCCCCCCACGGCGGCATCGCCTGGGGCTTTGATCGCCTGGTGATGGTGCTCAGCGGCGCGGCGAGCATCCGCGAGGTGATTGCGTTCCCGAAGAACAACCGGGGTGTGGACCTGCTGGCCCTGGCGCCCTCCCCTGTCGAGGGCGCGCAGCTGGCCGAGGTGGGGCTGCAGGTGGCAAAGGACGAATAA
- a CDS encoding alpha/beta fold hydrolase, whose translation MAQSVFEHQGARLHVEHSGTGERPVVLIHGLSGSGRWWRFNVSALKAHHHVYTLELSGYGRARRQRALGVREAAALVTAWLEHENLQDAALVGHSMGGHVSMHVAARCPDRVSRLVLVCASGLLRASAARTALHLPRAALLGDRRFLSTILLDAALAGPINLWRNAVNLLNDSVQDALPGIRARTLIIWGERDVLVPLPLGQLLHEALPGSRLEVIPRAGHIVMVDAPRAFNRLLRTFLDEPLDPQPAPPGPA comes from the coding sequence ATGGCGCAGAGCGTTTTCGAGCATCAGGGCGCGCGGCTCCATGTGGAGCACAGCGGCACAGGAGAGAGGCCGGTGGTCCTGATTCACGGCCTCAGCGGCTCGGGGCGCTGGTGGCGCTTCAATGTCAGCGCCCTCAAGGCCCACCACCACGTGTACACCCTGGAGCTCAGCGGCTATGGCCGAGCCCGGCGCCAGCGGGCCCTCGGCGTGCGCGAGGCCGCCGCCCTGGTCACCGCGTGGCTGGAGCACGAGAACCTGCAGGACGCGGCGCTGGTGGGCCACTCCATGGGCGGGCACGTCAGCATGCATGTGGCCGCGCGCTGCCCGGACCGCGTGAGCCGGCTGGTGCTGGTGTGCGCCAGCGGCCTGCTGCGGGCCAGTGCCGCCCGCACCGCTCTACACCTACCACGTGCCGCGCTGCTGGGTGACCGGCGCTTTCTGTCCACCATCCTGCTGGACGCCGCTCTGGCCGGGCCCATAAACCTGTGGCGCAACGCGGTAAACCTGCTGAACGACTCGGTGCAGGACGCTCTGCCCGGCATTCGCGCCCGCACGCTGATCATCTGGGGCGAGCGCGACGTGCTGGTGCCGCTGCCCCTGGGCCAGCTGCTGCATGAGGCGCTCCCTGGCTCGCGCCTGGAAGTGATCCCGCGCGCCGGGCATATTGTGATGGTGGACGCCCCCCGCGCCTTTAACCGCCTGCTACGCACCTTTCTCGACGAGCCGCTCGACCCGCAACCCGCTCCCCCTGGACCGGCGTGA
- the pdxT gene encoding pyridoxal 5'-phosphate synthase glutaminase subunit PdxT yields MSAAGPRVGVLALQGAFREHRARLEALGAAVAEVRLPGDLAGLSGLILPGGESTTMARLMGEFGLWAPVRDFHAAGGHLWGTCAGAILLAREVQGAPPQFGHQDSLALLDVTVQRNAFGRQIDSFTTDLKLEGLDAPLPAVFIRAPAFARVGEGVQVLATHEGQTVAVQQGRVLATAFHPELTGDLRLHELFLNRLRTLTPA; encoded by the coding sequence ATGTCTGCCGCTGGCCCCCGCGTGGGCGTCCTGGCTCTGCAGGGTGCGTTCCGCGAACACCGTGCGCGCCTGGAAGCCCTGGGCGCCGCCGTGGCCGAGGTGCGCCTGCCGGGTGATCTCGCCGGGCTCTCCGGCCTGATCCTGCCCGGCGGCGAGAGCACCACCATGGCCCGCCTGATGGGGGAGTTCGGCCTCTGGGCCCCCGTGCGTGATTTCCATGCGGCGGGCGGCCACCTCTGGGGCACCTGCGCCGGCGCCATCCTGCTGGCCCGCGAGGTGCAGGGCGCCCCCCCCCAGTTCGGGCACCAGGACAGCCTTGCCCTGCTGGACGTCACCGTGCAGCGCAACGCCTTTGGCCGCCAGATTGATTCCTTCACCACCGACCTGAAGCTTGAGGGCCTGGACGCCCCGTTGCCGGCCGTGTTTATCCGCGCGCCCGCCTTTGCCCGGGTGGGGGAGGGGGTCCAGGTGCTCGCGACCCACGAGGGCCAGACCGTGGCGGTACAGCAGGGCCGGGTGCTGGCCACCGCCTTCCACCCCGAGCTGACCGGCGACCTGCGCCTGCACGAGCTGTTCCTGAACCGTCTGAGGACACTGACCCCAGCCTGA